One Desulfobulbus propionicus DSM 2032 DNA segment encodes these proteins:
- the pdxH gene encoding pyridoxamine 5'-phosphate oxidase yields MDIKGLRKEYSNPVLKRDMLAADPVDQFAHWFQEACDAGLPEPNAMTLATVGADGQPTLRTVLLKLFDTNGFVFYTNYGSRKARQIGENHKVALLFPWVKLARQVAITGTAEKVSSAESARYFASRPRESQLGAWISKQSAVLTSRQLLMMELEKMKNKFLKGEIPLPDFWGGYRVRPDTVEFWQGQTSRLHDRFLYTRQQGNAWCIERLAP; encoded by the coding sequence ATGGACATTAAAGGATTGCGCAAAGAATACTCTAACCCGGTCCTCAAGCGGGACATGCTGGCCGCCGATCCCGTTGATCAGTTTGCGCACTGGTTTCAGGAGGCCTGCGATGCCGGGCTGCCCGAACCCAACGCCATGACCCTGGCCACGGTCGGGGCAGACGGCCAACCCACCCTGCGCACCGTTCTGCTCAAGCTGTTTGATACAAACGGTTTCGTCTTCTACACCAACTACGGCAGCCGCAAGGCCCGGCAGATCGGCGAGAACCACAAGGTCGCCCTGCTCTTCCCCTGGGTCAAGCTGGCGCGCCAAGTGGCGATCACCGGCACGGCGGAAAAGGTCAGCTCGGCCGAATCGGCCCGCTACTTCGCCAGCCGGCCGCGCGAGAGCCAGTTAGGCGCCTGGATCTCCAAGCAGAGCGCCGTGCTCACCTCGCGTCAGCTGCTGATGATGGAATTGGAGAAAATGAAGAACAAGTTTCTCAAGGGCGAGATTCCCTTGCCTGATTTCTGGGGAGGGTATCGGGTTCGGCCGGACACGGTTGAATTTTGGCAGGGCCAGACCAGCCGACTGCATGACCGGTTTCTCTACACCCGCCAGCAAGGAAATGCCTGGTGCATCGAACGGCTGGCCCCCTGA